In Bdellovibrionales bacterium, the following proteins share a genomic window:
- a CDS encoding GHMP kinase encodes MIITKTPFRMSFLGGGSDLPGFYQQSPGATLSVTINKYMYISSHDFFERNQFRMKYSKTETVDSVAKIEHPILRRVIERLDIKGGLEVSSISDIPSGTGLGSSSCFTVGVLHNLYSRQGRFVTKEQIAREACEVEIQDLGEPIGKQDQYAAAYGGLNVISYSADERVKVEPLFLNPDYYEAFQEHLMLFYTGKNRPASAILSEQKANMMFPEKIERLKKMVELVSKGRETLHAGRFDAFGDLLHKGWVLKKGMARGVSSSDIDTQYQLAMDNGAFGGKVLGAGGGGFLLVCCPPEKREQIAKVLEANGMDHRPFRFENDGSKVIYAEQ; translated from the coding sequence GTGATTATTACCAAAACTCCCTTTCGAATGAGCTTCTTAGGCGGCGGAAGCGACCTCCCTGGGTTTTACCAGCAATCTCCCGGGGCGACCCTAAGTGTGACCATTAATAAGTACATGTACATCTCGTCTCATGATTTTTTTGAGCGAAATCAATTCCGTATGAAATATTCAAAAACGGAGACTGTGGATTCAGTCGCCAAAATTGAACACCCGATATTACGGCGAGTTATAGAGAGATTGGATATTAAAGGTGGACTAGAAGTCAGTTCGATTTCTGATATTCCTTCTGGGACGGGGTTGGGGTCTTCTTCCTGCTTTACGGTGGGAGTTTTGCACAATTTGTATTCGAGACAAGGTCGGTTTGTCACAAAAGAGCAAATCGCACGTGAGGCCTGCGAGGTCGAAATTCAAGATTTGGGAGAACCAATCGGGAAGCAAGATCAGTATGCGGCGGCATATGGCGGACTTAACGTCATTTCATACTCAGCCGATGAACGAGTAAAGGTTGAGCCCTTATTTTTAAATCCAGATTATTATGAGGCTTTTCAAGAACACCTCATGTTGTTTTACACGGGTAAAAATCGACCGGCTTCTGCGATTTTGAGTGAGCAAAAGGCAAACATGATGTTTCCTGAAAAAATTGAACGCCTCAAGAAGATGGTTGAGCTGGTCTCGAAAGGGCGAGAGACACTTCACGCGGGTCGATTTGATGCCTTTGGAGATCTCCTTCATAAAGGCTGGGTCTTAAAAAAAGGAATGGCTCGCGGAGTGTCGAGCAGTGACATTGATACTCAATACCAATTGGCAATGGACAATGGAGCTTTTGGTGGAAAGGTACTTGGTGCCGGCGGAGGTGGATTTTTGCTTGTTTGCTGTCCCCCTGAAAAGCGCGAGCAAATAGCCAAAGTTCTTGAAGCCAATGGCATGGACCATCGACCGTTTCGCTTTGAAAATGATGGTTCGAAGGTGATCTATGCCGAACAGTGA
- a CDS encoding DegT/DnrJ/EryC1/StrS family aminotransferase, whose amino-acid sequence MNNWQEAIVKEFKARQALQLANSAEFPLMENCFNEDEILAGVEVMLSGQLTMAKNVVDFEQDFCRRTGSPFAVMVNSGSSANLLAVAVAMNPLRKGYLKTGDEILLPAVCWSTSLWPLVQFGLKPVFVDVNPRTLNMDLSDAAKKITSKTRGVFTVHILGNSPDMGALQKFVSEHGLIHIEDTCESLGSTHNGKFLGNVGDMGCYSFYYSHHLTTGEGGMVTCKTQEDADLLRCLRAHGWTRNLSNRQEIENKHSEIDSRFLFVNSGFNLRPTDVAAAIGIVQLKKMGTMNSNRVKNYENLRLALTNHPHWRGQLEFIEPTPGTKPVWFGFCALLNQKFASDKKEYLSELSKCGIENRPIVSGNFVRQPALKLYGLEQNPEDFPGAEEIDKRGFFIGLHTTPLNAEKILRLADLLLKPLS is encoded by the coding sequence ATGAACAATTGGCAAGAAGCAATAGTTAAGGAATTTAAAGCTCGCCAAGCACTTCAGTTGGCAAATAGCGCTGAATTCCCTCTCATGGAAAACTGCTTTAACGAAGACGAGATCCTGGCCGGGGTTGAGGTCATGCTCTCCGGGCAGTTAACGATGGCCAAAAATGTCGTAGATTTTGAACAAGACTTTTGCCGCCGCACAGGCTCTCCATTTGCAGTGATGGTAAACTCTGGTTCTTCGGCGAACCTTCTCGCCGTAGCAGTCGCTATGAATCCCTTGCGAAAAGGATATCTGAAGACCGGTGATGAGATTCTCCTCCCTGCTGTCTGTTGGTCGACAAGTCTCTGGCCGCTCGTTCAGTTTGGCCTTAAACCTGTCTTTGTCGATGTGAATCCTCGAACACTCAATATGGATCTCAGCGATGCTGCCAAAAAAATCACCTCGAAAACCAGGGGTGTTTTCACGGTGCATATTCTTGGCAATTCTCCAGATATGGGCGCTCTTCAAAAGTTTGTTTCAGAACATGGCCTCATTCATATCGAAGACACTTGCGAATCTCTGGGCTCGACCCATAATGGTAAGTTCCTCGGAAATGTCGGAGACATGGGTTGCTATTCATTTTACTACTCCCATCACCTAACCACTGGTGAGGGCGGAATGGTCACCTGCAAGACTCAAGAAGATGCTGACTTGCTGCGATGCCTACGTGCACATGGTTGGACTCGAAACTTATCTAATCGCCAGGAGATCGAGAACAAGCATAGCGAAATTGATTCTCGATTTTTATTTGTTAATTCTGGATTTAATCTTCGCCCAACAGATGTCGCCGCAGCAATTGGTATCGTTCAGCTAAAGAAGATGGGAACGATGAATAGCAATCGCGTCAAGAATTATGAGAACCTGCGGCTGGCTTTGACGAACCATCCACATTGGAGAGGTCAGCTTGAGTTTATCGAACCAACCCCTGGCACCAAGCCTGTTTGGTTTGGATTTTGTGCGCTTTTAAATCAAAAATTTGCCAGTGATAAGAAAGAGTACCTGTCCGAACTTTCAAAATGTGGAATTGAAAACCGCCCGATTGTGAGCGGCAATTTTGTCAGGCAGCCAGCGCTCAAGCTTTATGGGCTCGAGCAGAATCCAGAAGACTTTCCGGGAGCAGAAGAAATCGATAAAAGAGGTTTCTTTATTGGACTACACACCACTCCCTTGAATGCAGAAAAGATTTTGCGCCTCGCCGATCTTCTTTTGAAACCTCTTTCTTAG
- the gmd gene encoding GDP-mannose 4,6-dehydratase, whose amino-acid sequence MKKALVTGITGQDGSYLAELLLEKGYKVYGLTRRSSTIVTDRISHILDKIELLSGDLLDQSSLLAAVEESKPDEIYNLAAQSFVQTSWHQPVLTAEFTATGVTRLLEAVRRVAPKARFYQASSSEMFGKVQEVPQSEATPFYPRSPYGVAKLYGHWITVNYRESFDMHASSGILFNHESPRRGIEFVTRKISYHVALIKHGLATELRLGNLDAKRDWGFAGDYVEAMWLILQQDTPGDYVVSTDEAHSVREFVELAFTRADLDYKKYVKIDERFYRPAEVDLLIGSSAKAQQKLGWEPKTSFNTLVNMMVDSDLAFVGKSRMGV is encoded by the coding sequence ATGAAAAAGGCGTTGGTTACAGGAATAACAGGACAGGATGGGTCTTACCTTGCGGAGCTTTTGCTTGAAAAGGGTTACAAGGTTTACGGTTTGACACGTCGGTCAAGCACTATCGTAACCGACCGGATTTCACATATTTTGGATAAGATAGAGCTCTTGTCTGGGGACCTTTTAGATCAGTCTTCCTTGCTAGCAGCAGTGGAGGAATCGAAACCTGATGAGATCTATAATTTGGCAGCACAGAGCTTTGTACAAACCTCCTGGCATCAGCCGGTTCTCACGGCAGAGTTCACTGCAACAGGAGTGACTCGCCTCTTGGAAGCAGTCAGAAGGGTTGCCCCGAAGGCTCGTTTCTATCAGGCATCTAGTTCTGAGATGTTTGGGAAGGTGCAAGAAGTGCCTCAGAGTGAGGCTACGCCATTTTATCCTCGATCACCTTATGGTGTAGCGAAACTTTATGGACACTGGATCACTGTCAACTATCGTGAGTCTTTTGATATGCATGCGTCCAGCGGTATTTTGTTTAATCACGAATCTCCTCGTCGTGGAATTGAATTTGTTACTCGAAAAATTTCCTACCATGTGGCGTTGATCAAGCATGGTTTGGCAACTGAGTTGCGGTTGGGAAACCTTGATGCGAAAAGGGATTGGGGTTTTGCTGGCGACTATGTCGAAGCCATGTGGCTCATACTGCAGCAGGATACTCCTGGCGATTATGTTGTTTCAACTGATGAGGCTCACTCTGTGCGTGAGTTCGTGGAGCTCGCATTCACAAGAGCAGACCTTGATTATAAAAAGTATGTCAAGATCGATGAACGGTTTTATCGTCCGGCTGAGGTTGACTTGCTGATCGGTTCAAGTGCCAAAGCCCAGCAAAAGTTGGGGTGGGAGCCAAAGACTAGCTTTAATACCCTCGTCAATATGATGGTGGATTCAGATCTTGCATTTGTTGGCAAGAGTAGGATGGGAGTATAG
- a CDS encoding NAD-dependent epimerase/dehydratase family protein has translation MRVFLTGASGFVGSGLNRHFEKLGWSAFPFEGDILDSRGLAAALKNGDWDAVVHLAALSAYHICEADSGKTFQTNLAGTANLLEQMLKCKSKAHFIFASTAQVYDSVKGYAEVVLTEESPVRPGNVYSRSKLYAENSIRDFMEIYGGRATILRLFNHSHKSQGGDFFLPHVYNALMQSESMEVRVPVGNVDVRRDIGSVFDLVRAFELVVKSGANFSESSFVRLFNICSGQSRNLRSLAQTLASRLGKCIVFEVDAGRVRLDETPSIKSCFPDQLIEHRTEAVSDRGSVMGCHSKKLKSCHPTSY, from the coding sequence GTGAGGGTTTTTTTGACCGGAGCCTCCGGATTTGTTGGATCAGGTCTCAATCGTCACTTTGAAAAACTTGGTTGGTCGGCTTTTCCGTTTGAAGGGGATATCTTAGATTCTCGCGGTTTGGCGGCTGCTCTTAAAAATGGGGATTGGGATGCTGTTGTGCATCTCGCTGCTCTCAGCGCATATCATATTTGCGAGGCGGATTCCGGAAAAACATTTCAGACCAATTTGGCTGGCACGGCCAATCTGTTGGAGCAAATGCTCAAGTGCAAGTCAAAGGCTCATTTCATCTTTGCGAGTACGGCTCAAGTCTATGACTCGGTTAAAGGATATGCAGAAGTTGTCTTGACTGAAGAATCTCCGGTTAGACCAGGCAATGTTTATAGCCGTTCTAAATTGTATGCTGAGAATTCCATTCGGGATTTTATGGAAATATATGGTGGCAGGGCAACAATTCTGCGGCTGTTCAACCATTCCCACAAGTCTCAGGGCGGGGATTTTTTTCTCCCTCATGTTTACAACGCTTTAATGCAGTCCGAAAGCATGGAAGTGAGGGTCCCTGTTGGGAATGTGGACGTCCGTAGGGACATTGGTTCTGTGTTTGATTTGGTGAGGGCATTTGAATTGGTTGTTAAATCGGGGGCGAACTTTTCTGAGTCTAGTTTCGTTCGGCTTTTTAATATTTGCAGTGGCCAGTCACGAAACTTACGCAGCCTAGCACAAACTCTGGCTAGTAGGCTTGGAAAATGCATAGTATTTGAAGTAGATGCCGGGCGCGTTCGTTTGGATGAAACGCCTTCAATCAAAAGCTGTTTCCCCGATCAATTGATCGAGCATAGGACAGAGGCCGTCTCGGACCGTGGGAGTGTGATGGGTTGTCATTCCAAAAAATTAAAATCGTGTCATCCGACTTCCTATTAA
- a CDS encoding glycosyltransferase, translating into MIGIVIPSYNEHDGLVALCESVKATVKQSHMIVVVDDSPNLKTVDTLKDFKHPKLIVIHRKTKGGRGSAVIEGIEKCVNLGCTQIVEMDADFSHPTEELSLLMTEASQQRLGLLIGSRYLPQSQIINWPLSRRIFSRCANWLARRILGVPIHDYTNGYRCYSRAAAIHIVKTCGKLGKGFIALSEILVNLYFSGFTVSERPTVFRNRVRGESSVNLTEISGALVGLMRIYGLKRKLQAQNEQLARSNS; encoded by the coding sequence ATGATAGGAATTGTTATTCCCAGCTATAATGAGCACGACGGGCTTGTAGCTCTTTGCGAAAGTGTAAAAGCAACAGTCAAACAATCTCACATGATTGTCGTCGTCGATGATTCACCAAATCTAAAAACTGTTGACACCCTGAAAGATTTTAAACATCCAAAACTGATTGTCATCCACCGAAAAACAAAGGGAGGGCGCGGATCAGCGGTCATCGAAGGAATTGAAAAATGTGTCAATTTAGGCTGCACACAGATTGTAGAAATGGACGCTGACTTTTCTCACCCGACTGAAGAGTTGTCACTTCTGATGACTGAGGCGTCTCAACAAAGACTCGGACTCCTTATCGGCTCCAGATATCTACCACAAAGTCAGATTATTAATTGGCCATTGTCTCGTCGAATTTTTTCGCGATGTGCCAATTGGCTGGCGAGGCGAATCCTTGGGGTCCCCATTCACGATTACACCAACGGTTACCGTTGCTACTCGCGGGCCGCGGCCATTCACATCGTCAAAACCTGTGGCAAACTTGGAAAAGGCTTTATTGCCTTAAGTGAAATTTTAGTTAATCTCTATTTTTCCGGATTTACGGTAAGTGAGAGACCAACTGTTTTTCGAAATCGAGTGCGGGGCGAAAGCTCTGTTAATTTGACTGAAATCAGTGGGGCCCTGGTTGGACTCATGCGTATTTATGGACTCAAACGAAAGTTGCAGGCTCAGAATGAACAATTGGCAAGAAGCAATAGTTAA
- a CDS encoding glycosyltransferase, with protein sequence MKIGLVIPCFNEAKRLDVKSFSQFLDEDKSFELVFCFVNDGSRDETGSVLKGISKKYPEQTLVIDRPNNLGKAASVREGILKLLSETQCDWLGFWDADLATPLSEIKSFRRIIEENPMVSLVMGARILRLGANIVRHWYRHYIGRVFATLASLVLGLPVYDTQCGAKIFRREIAQSIFLEPLTSRWLFDIELLFRIMTTPQYKEKGSAIIHELPLNQWHDIAGSKLRLSDFLMAPAELWNIKCMYSKKK encoded by the coding sequence GTGAAAATTGGATTGGTGATTCCATGCTTTAATGAGGCGAAGCGCCTCGATGTGAAATCCTTTAGCCAATTTCTCGACGAAGATAAATCTTTCGAGCTGGTATTTTGTTTTGTCAATGATGGCAGTCGAGACGAGACGGGATCGGTCCTTAAGGGTATTTCTAAGAAGTATCCAGAACAAACACTGGTTATTGATCGACCGAACAACTTAGGCAAGGCCGCCAGCGTACGTGAGGGAATATTAAAACTACTTTCGGAAACTCAGTGTGATTGGTTGGGGTTTTGGGATGCGGATCTCGCAACTCCTCTCTCTGAAATAAAATCTTTTCGGCGAATTATTGAGGAAAATCCCATGGTCAGCCTAGTCATGGGCGCGAGGATTCTAAGGCTTGGGGCCAATATTGTGCGACATTGGTACAGACACTATATCGGCAGAGTATTTGCTACTTTGGCGAGTTTGGTGCTAGGCCTCCCAGTTTACGACACCCAATGTGGGGCAAAAATTTTTCGAAGAGAAATCGCACAAAGTATATTTTTAGAACCTCTGACGTCTCGCTGGCTTTTTGATATCGAGCTATTGTTTCGAATAATGACGACTCCACAATACAAAGAAAAAGGCTCTGCAATCATTCACGAGCTTCCCTTGAATCAATGGCATGACATTGCTGGTTCAAAGCTCAGGCTGAGTGATTTTTTAATGGCACCTGCTGAGTTATGGAATATAAAGTGCATGTATTCCAAGAAAAAATAG
- a CDS encoding HAD-IIIA family hydrolase, translated as MVIWSFGHLVIWSLVESGIHLKAVILAGGKGSRLGPLTQKLPKVLVPIGGKPIIEHQLEWLAREGLKEVIILTGHLHKDIESFCGNGDRWGLRISYCVESEPLGTAGALKEAETQIRQESQSASSWPLPLPLPEGESLPFLVVYGDVMVDMNIESLWRFHFQKQNPCATLMVHPNDHPHDSDLVEFEDDFRISVFHGKPHDPGRFYHNQVNAAVYLLNPRIFNYLVNGKTLDLGRDVFPYLVSKESFYAYPSAEYLKDMGSPDRLLAVEEDYLSGKIKKLNRRNPRPAIFLDRDGVVCKHVDFLYDANKLELFDDVADALKRINKSGYLAIVVTNQPLVAKGFGTEKGIRELHKKMEFILGEKGAWFDSIYFCPHHPDGQDGGEKNAYACFCDCRKPAPGMLQRAAQFFNIDLSKSFIVGDTWRDIGTGRAAELRMCFGLAQGPGRVGEFKNEKPDRTFVQLSEAIDFILSIPNGELKK; from the coding sequence TTGGTCATTTGGTCATTTGGTCATTTGGTTATTTGGTCTTTGGTAGAAAGTGGTATTCATTTGAAGGCAGTCATATTGGCAGGTGGGAAAGGTTCACGTCTTGGACCATTAACTCAGAAGCTCCCCAAAGTATTGGTTCCTATCGGTGGTAAACCGATCATAGAGCATCAGCTAGAGTGGCTGGCGAGAGAGGGTCTCAAAGAGGTTATTATCCTAACTGGTCACCTGCATAAAGATATCGAAAGCTTTTGCGGAAATGGTGACAGATGGGGGTTGAGAATTTCCTATTGTGTGGAGAGTGAGCCACTTGGTACGGCGGGCGCATTGAAGGAAGCAGAGACTCAAATTCGTCAGGAAAGTCAGAGTGCTTCGTCGTGGCCGCTGCCCCTCCCGCTCCCTGAGGGTGAATCTCTTCCATTTTTGGTCGTGTACGGGGATGTCATGGTTGATATGAACATTGAATCTCTATGGCGTTTTCATTTTCAGAAGCAGAATCCTTGCGCGACTTTAATGGTTCATCCAAACGACCATCCCCATGATAGCGACCTTGTGGAGTTTGAAGATGATTTTCGAATATCGGTGTTTCATGGAAAGCCGCATGATCCGGGTCGCTTTTATCATAACCAAGTGAATGCCGCCGTGTATTTGCTGAACCCTCGCATTTTTAATTATTTGGTCAATGGCAAAACCTTGGATTTGGGGAGAGACGTTTTTCCCTATTTGGTTTCAAAGGAGAGTTTTTATGCTTATCCTTCGGCCGAGTACCTTAAAGACATGGGAAGCCCTGATCGTCTGTTGGCCGTAGAAGAGGATTATTTGAGTGGCAAGATTAAGAAACTCAATCGTCGCAATCCTCGTCCAGCCATTTTTTTAGATCGTGACGGAGTTGTTTGTAAACACGTTGATTTTCTTTACGACGCAAATAAGTTAGAACTTTTTGATGATGTGGCGGATGCATTAAAAAGAATAAATAAGTCTGGGTATTTGGCCATTGTGGTCACCAACCAGCCACTGGTTGCAAAAGGCTTCGGGACCGAAAAGGGAATCAGGGAACTCCACAAAAAGATGGAGTTCATTTTAGGCGAAAAGGGAGCATGGTTTGACTCCATCTATTTTTGTCCCCATCATCCCGACGGGCAGGATGGAGGCGAAAAAAATGCCTACGCGTGCTTCTGTGATTGCCGTAAACCCGCACCTGGAATGCTTCAACGTGCGGCCCAATTTTTTAATATCGACCTATCTAAATCTTTTATTGTAGGCGATACTTGGCGGGACATCGGTACCGGACGGGCCGCTGAGTTGAGAATGTGTTTTGGCTTAGCTCAAGGTCCGGGCAGAGTCGGTGAGTTTAAAAATGAGAAACCAGATCGAACGTTTGTGCAACTGAGCGAGGCCATTGATTTTATTTTGAGTATTCCAAACGGGGAGTTGAAAAAGTGA
- a CDS encoding oligosaccharide flippase family protein, with product MSNQSEQIPAPDHPTDRSLVTRKIAIGGVWAFLGRIGSVLLVVAVNGLASRLLSREEMGAYFICLSFVAILSILAQVGLNHSIVKLLASEMALDRADKAKAHILAAFKLVLLLSLGIVFLFSSSLTKDFIYRFFSSNLLKNELGWVSLWAVLYSFQTLLAEIWRGLQKIDHATVFGGLSTQFFTLAFLGILIFLGHSTHLHGVVLISICSIFISILLSLLLMLPLLAEFGKVSLTSTRELIGFSWPFLFTSITLFMLSQADLWLVGFLSPEAEVAYYGAAVRITLLTTMPLAIVNAVIPPFLAERHTIGDKQGMETILRSSALIAFLPALLLFVIYWFFGAQLLELVFGLATAKAPRYF from the coding sequence ATGAGCAACCAAAGCGAGCAAATTCCTGCTCCTGATCATCCAACGGATCGCAGTCTCGTGACACGAAAAATTGCGATTGGGGGAGTGTGGGCCTTTTTAGGTCGTATTGGCTCAGTTCTGCTCGTTGTAGCCGTTAATGGCCTCGCATCCCGACTGCTTTCACGCGAAGAAATGGGTGCTTATTTTATATGTCTGAGTTTTGTTGCTATTCTGAGCATTCTTGCTCAAGTGGGATTGAACCACAGCATCGTTAAGCTACTCGCGTCAGAGATGGCATTGGATAGAGCTGACAAGGCGAAGGCGCATATTCTTGCGGCCTTTAAGCTCGTTTTATTGTTGTCCTTGGGAATTGTTTTTTTATTTAGCAGTTCCCTCACGAAAGACTTTATCTATCGGTTTTTCAGTTCGAACCTGTTAAAAAATGAATTGGGTTGGGTTTCCCTTTGGGCTGTACTTTATTCCTTTCAAACACTCCTCGCAGAGATTTGGAGGGGACTCCAAAAAATTGATCATGCGACGGTATTTGGAGGTCTCTCCACCCAGTTTTTTACTTTAGCTTTTTTAGGCATATTAATTTTTCTCGGCCACTCAACCCATCTCCACGGTGTCGTTCTTATATCCATTTGCTCAATTTTTATTTCGATTCTGCTCAGTTTGTTATTGATGCTTCCACTGCTTGCCGAATTTGGAAAAGTAAGTCTCACTTCAACCAGGGAACTCATCGGCTTTTCATGGCCTTTTTTGTTTACCTCTATCACTTTATTTATGTTAAGCCAGGCTGATCTTTGGCTCGTCGGCTTTTTAAGCCCAGAAGCTGAGGTTGCCTACTACGGAGCGGCTGTCAGAATTACCCTTTTAACCACCATGCCACTCGCAATCGTAAATGCCGTCATCCCTCCTTTTTTGGCTGAAAGACACACCATCGGTGACAAACAAGGAATGGAAACCATCCTTCGCAGCTCCGCTCTCATCGCATTCCTCCCGGCTTTGCTTTTGTTCGTGATTTATTGGTTTTTTGGAGCGCAATTGCTTGAACTTGTGTTTGGCCTTGCTACGGCCAAGGCGCCCCGATACTTTTGA
- a CDS encoding glycosyltransferase family 39 protein gives MRVSWFRYVNLCLSLSWLALVYFFFDRHPWPWPDEALYADIAQNFVESGTMGISFFKGYFTQIESHQHFYPPFYFLSLALLLIIFPLSLISLRAFSLFCLVGTIFWIWKALNRQFKPISFLGMSLLILFDPVVLRGSLVGRMDTLGVLLILGSLLTLHVAERDSKGKKKIYHLLLTGILGSLAFLTHPMAWTAPATLGIYSLWALYKKSLTIHEVLLIASSGLIASMPYVVWVALDKAYFFEQFQAQVARKAFVSPKSISEGMSSYEVLFKQYSLIKPAGIFLAVLSWSGLIWFSLKDFKALKFVIAHLIAVCLASYSREMWYPLYFILTGSIGLLYLLDRCKPQVSSFLILSLLIIFSYSHLKKIEELRGFNYGLYCAEIVKMVGAEQRVFLASVPDPYFCFASKKISFGQFIPGAIPVNVEKAFKKFDEYKVFIGGEDWFGEHLKEYLTERAGQFKKQEGHFAGFPFKVWKRE, from the coding sequence TTGCGCGTTTCTTGGTTTCGATATGTAAATCTCTGCCTCAGTCTTTCCTGGTTAGCCCTCGTCTATTTTTTTTTCGATCGGCACCCTTGGCCTTGGCCAGATGAGGCGCTCTACGCAGATATCGCTCAAAATTTTGTTGAGAGCGGCACAATGGGCATTTCTTTTTTTAAAGGATATTTTACCCAGATTGAGTCCCACCAGCACTTCTATCCTCCCTTTTATTTTTTGAGCTTGGCCTTATTGCTGATTATTTTTCCTCTTTCTCTTATAAGCTTAAGAGCCTTTTCTCTTTTTTGTTTGGTCGGAACCATTTTTTGGATTTGGAAAGCATTGAACCGGCAATTCAAGCCGATCTCATTTTTGGGGATGAGTCTCCTGATCCTATTTGACCCCGTCGTCTTGCGTGGCAGCCTGGTCGGTCGCATGGATACCCTTGGCGTCTTACTTATTCTAGGATCTTTGCTCACCCTGCATGTGGCCGAAAGGGATTCAAAAGGGAAAAAGAAAATCTATCATCTTCTTTTAACGGGGATCCTTGGCAGCCTTGCTTTCCTCACTCACCCAATGGCTTGGACCGCACCCGCAACATTAGGAATTTACTCTCTTTGGGCTCTTTATAAAAAATCTCTCACGATCCATGAGGTTTTATTGATTGCATCCTCCGGATTGATCGCATCAATGCCATATGTTGTTTGGGTCGCTCTTGATAAAGCTTATTTTTTTGAGCAATTCCAAGCCCAAGTGGCTCGTAAAGCTTTTGTATCGCCAAAAAGCATCTCTGAAGGAATGAGTTCTTACGAGGTTCTTTTCAAACAATACTCCCTGATCAAGCCTGCCGGAATATTTCTTGCGGTTCTATCTTGGAGCGGCCTCATTTGGTTTTCACTTAAGGATTTTAAAGCACTTAAGTTTGTCATAGCTCATCTCATCGCGGTGTGCCTGGCCTCTTACAGTCGCGAAATGTGGTATCCTCTTTATTTTATTTTGACGGGCTCAATAGGACTGCTTTATCTCTTAGATCGGTGCAAACCACAGGTCTCTTCATTTTTGATCTTGTCTCTTTTGATAATTTTTTCTTATTCTCACCTCAAGAAAATTGAAGAACTCAGAGGATTTAACTATGGACTCTATTGCGCTGAAATCGTGAAGATGGTTGGTGCCGAACAGAGGGTTTTCTTGGCCTCAGTACCAGATCCCTATTTTTGTTTTGCTTCAAAAAAGATTTCATTTGGGCAGTTCATTCCTGGTGCAATCCCCGTCAATGTCGAAAAAGCATTTAAGAAATTTGACGAATACAAAGTTTTTATTGGCGGAGAGGACTGGTTCGGCGAACACCTCAAAGAATATTTAACTGAGCGAGCTGGCCAATTTAAAAAACAAGAAGGTCACTTTGCGGGCTTTCCATTCAAGGTTTGGAAGCGTGAGTAG